The nucleotide sequence GCGCCGCTCGCTGCCTTCGGCCGAGCTCGGCTCGTTTCGGCCCAACTCGGCGCCGCTCGCTGCCTCCGGCCGGGCTCCCCGCGGCTGCCGAACGAAGCGATCGCCGGGGCCGCGGCCTGGCGGCTTCCCCGGGGAGGCTCCGGCAGCGGGGGCGGCGCCGCCGCTTTCGGGGCGCtgagcggcgggagcgcggccccCGCCTCTCCCGGGGCAGCAGCGGGCTCGGGTTCTCGTCCAGAGCCCCGGACGGTGAAGGCGGGGCGCCCGCACAGCTGTTCCGGGAGctccggggcggggccgggctggggctggatcGGTACCGGGGCGGGCGGGACCGGCAGcgaggcgggggcggggccggggcggtgGCGCCTGCGCGGGGCCACAAAagcagcagcggcggcagcggcctCGCGTCTTTTTTCAGTTCCGCGCTGGGCGCGGGGGCAGCGGCAGCTGCAGCGCGGAGCAGGTGAGGGGTGGCGGGGCTGCGAGCCTCGCCGGGGCCGGGAGCTTTGCCGGGACCGGGGGCCGGGAGCCTtggccggggccggggcagtTCCCGGGCCGAGCCTCCCCGGGCCGGTGGGCATAGGAGCTGCCGCGGGCCGGGCAGGGAGTTCCGGGGCCGAGGGGAAGCGGGGACGGTCCCATCCCGCCGCTCGGGCCGGCGGGCCCTGCCGCTCCCGGCGCGGGTCGggccgcggcggccgcgggggtTCCTGCGGCTCCGGGCGAGGCGCGGAGGCCGCACGGGctggggcgggcggcggcggccgctgCGGCGGCCGCCCGGGGCTTTTCCCGGAGGAGGCTTTCCCGGAGGAAGGTTCGGGGGCGGCTGAGGGGGGTTCCCGTGGGGGAGGTGTTTGGGGGCTCGGGGGCACGGTGCCCCTGGAGGAGGTTGGGGTGTGAGCGCGGGATGCTGCCCCGGGAAC is from Corvus moneduloides isolate bCorMon1 chromosome 5, bCorMon1.pri, whole genome shotgun sequence and encodes:
- the LOC116444747 gene encoding skin secretory protein xP2-like — translated: MEAPSPHGGCRPVSLWGSAGRRGGESLYSSFFHVRTEQQLQLLPPSPPGNAAQPGTPVPGAASRAHTPTSSRGTVPPSPQTPPPREPPSAAPEPSSGKASSGKSPGRPPQRPPPPAPARAASAPRPEPQEPPRPPRPDPRRERQGPPARAAGWDRPRFPSAPELPARPAAAPMPTGPGRLGPGTAPAPAKAPGPRSRQSSRPRRGSQPRHPSPAPRCSCRCPRAQRGTEKRREAAAAAAAFVAPRRRHRPGPAPASLPVPPAPVPIQPQPGPAPELPEQLCGRPAFTVRGSGREPEPAAAPGEAGAALPPLSAPKAAAPPPLPEPPRGSRQAAAPAIASFGSRGEPGRRQRAAPSWAETSRARPKAASGAEFSRTEPSWAEGSRAQPKRAEFGRRQRAAPNGTEFSRTESSSAEGSEWHRVQPNRDESSRV